DNA from Salvia splendens isolate huo1 unplaced genomic scaffold, SspV2 ctg1166, whole genome shotgun sequence:
AATCCACTATTTTTACTCCTTGCCATAACTTGTGTGCTTTGAGAAAATTATGGCTGATCTTAATGAGCAGAGGTTCCTCCATGCTAATGGTTTTATATGCAGTCTTGTGCTACGATGGAGCAGAAGGAATTACTCGAGGAACTTGCCTTGTCCGCAAGTGCCATGGCTACATGATCGGCGTGATGCTTCAGATCTCAACCTCGACGTGCTTTAAGGTGCAGTTGTGGAGGTACTTCTAAGCACATACCAGTTGGAGTGTATCTTCACATGAGCATTTGCCCTTATAGCCACGATTCTCTTGCAATACAGATCCATATATTTGTAGTTTTGTTAATTACAccatcttttttaaaaaaatgttatgGTTGGTTAAGTGCTTGATCGAAAATTTGCACCTGAATAAGTGATTGGCAAATATTCTGCATCAACTTAACAACtcaaatatttttgttatagaTTACATGCAAAAAATTCTAGTGTATAATTGAAAATGAATCCATATCCATCGAGAGAACCGAAGTGTGCCTAGGTTCTAAATCAGATCATGTTAAACTGTTGGTCTTATTGAATCTGCGTGAGTTTGGAAGTTCGTGGGTGTATGTATATTGATGTGGGGCTTGCATGACGTCGAGGAGCTGACCATGTCTTTCTCTGTCCAATCATTGCATCGCGAGTCATATTGAAGAAAAATTACCATCGTTCCATGTAAACAATTAATATtcgagagaaaaaataaatatagaaagaaGTTGAAGGAAAGTTATAGAAGAATACTTTAGGAGTTTAGGTGTGATTGACAGAATGAAGTTGggtatttttataaatgaaaattagaattaaaaaaaatactaaaaaacgGTTAGAATAACTGTTGggatttcataaaaaaatgcaatttttggatttgaacaaaaaagaaagaaaataccACCTGTCGTCCGCTACAAATTTGTTCCCAATTGCAAATACACATAtcataaaaagaagaaaagaaaataaacatatCACAGAAAAATATAGAAAAGGAAAACtagcaattttaatttttgatgaTACTAGTAACTCCGAAATACTAACTAACTAGTGCAACTCCATGTAGCAGCTTCAGCTTCATCACCACTCTATGCCCCAATTTTCTTTCTGCACGTTTTAAATTCTCTCCATTTTCGATTCTTCATTAATATGCTCAAGAGACTTCTCTATCCTAGCCGCTTCGTTTTTCATTACAAACCCACCTATAATTCGGCCCAAAAACTCAATTATTCGCAATCTTTTCCATTTTCTTGGCCGTTATCTGTAGTTTCTTGCCGGCCCATAAACTTCTCTAGAGCTCCAGCCATGGCGGACGGCGGGTCCCCTCAAACGGCGTCGTCGAATCCCCCAAAACACACTAATCGGCTTGCAGAGGAGCACAGTCCTTACCTTCTTCAACATGCCCATAATCCTGTAATTTCTCCTCAgaattttgcaaaattaatgatttttttacaAGTGTTATGATTTAAGGTTGATTCGTAGAAATTTATTTGGTAAATAGGTTGATTGGTATCCATGGGGTGAGGAGGCGTTTGCCGAAGCTCGGAAAAGAGACATCCCTGTCTTCTTGTCAAGTATGGCCTAATTTGCAGCCTAGTTATGGTTTTCTTGTACATTATTTGGATTTGTGGGAATCATTAGAATAACATGTTGCTTGTTTTACTTTGTTGTTGGCTTGCATTTGAAGTTGGTTACAGCACTTGCCATTGGTATGTATTTTTGGATCAATTCTTGATTTTTAGCAGCTCAAGTGCAACAACTATCTGTAAGGCTATGTAGCGATCTTTAAAAATTTAGGTGCCATGTAATGGAAGTTGAATCATTTGAGGATGAAGAGGTGGCGAAATTGCTTAATGATTGGTTTGTCAGTATCAAGGTGTGTTTCTCAACTTCTTAGCAGTTATGAGACTCCTCATCtgtgtgaatttttttattgactAGAGATGTATGTTTGTCAGGTGGATCGTGAAGAAAGACCAGATGTTGATAAGGTATAATTTCTATTGCTTAGTTTCTTGATGATTTCTTCCATTCGGATCACTTTGTCATGGACTTCactagtgtgtgtgtgtgtgtgagagagagagaattcatatgaaaatgagggtttcTGCGTGTGGAACATCAGGTATATATGACGTATGTACAAGCATtgtatggtggtggtggttggcCGTTAAGCGTCTTCCTTTCACCCGACCTAAAGCCTTTAATGGGTGGCACGTATTTCCCCCCAGACGATAAGTTTGGAAGGCCCGGCTTCAAAAGTATACTTAGGTAACATATTTATGATGCAATTAGTTCTAGGCTGTTGTAGACTTGTCTCATCGAAATTTACCTGGTGCccatttttgtttatatattttaatgactTGAAGTATCTATTCTTTGTCCTCAAAAACCCTTTTCTTTTCAAATGATTCTTTAGCCTAAGgaaatatattactccatctAATAGGAAGGTTAAAGAGGCATGGGACACTAAGAAGGAAATCTTGGTCAAAAGTGGGGTATTTGCAATGGAACAGCTCTCAGAAGCATTAGCTGCAGTTGCGAAATCAGAAAAGCTTCCCGACGGGCTTCCAGAGAGGGCAGTCCAGAAATGTGCTGAACAGGTAGAATTTTTGAAGGCCATAACTATTATTTTGAGCTTAAACTTCTTTTGATTGTTTGAGAAATTGAATGCAAACTTTTTtcatctctatttttttatcttAGTATGGTGTCTTCCTGAACTTATTTCTTTCTTTCGTTCACCAAGAAAGTAAAGCAATATCTTTGTTTTTCCGCTACGTTAGTGGATTCTTTTATTATTGGGCTATTGGCCAACAAAGAATTGGACTCTAATGTAGCTTCTACTTTGTATTCTTCATCAGTTATTGGTAAGAGTTGGACTTGTAACTAATTTTCCATATTCTGTCACACAGCTTGCAGATAGTTATGATTCCAAGTTTGGTGGATTTGGCTCTGCTCCGAAATTCCCAAGACCTGTTGAAATCCAGCTAATGCTCTATCATAAAAAGAAGTTAAAGGATAACCAAATGCAGGGTGAAGCAAAGCATGATCTGAGTATGGTGGCACTTACCCTGCAGAGTATGGCAAGGGGTGGTATCCACGATCACGTTGGAGGTGGTTTTCACAGATACAGTGTTGATGAATGCTGGCACGGTCAGTTTGTTCACGAAATACATATAATTCTAATTTGACGCCGATGGGTTTCTGGTTATTTGATGAGTGTCTTTTGTCTCGTTGCAGTACCTCATTTTGAGAAGATGCTCTACGATCAAGGGCAACTTGTTAACGCGTACCTAGATGTTTTCTCACTAACGAAAGATGTGTTCTATTCAAGCACGTCGAGGGACATTCTTGATTACTTGCGAAGAGAGATGATTGGCCCCAGTGGGGAGATATTTTCTGCTGAGGATGCAGATAGTGCCGAATTTGAAGGTGCCTCGAGGAAGAAGGAAGGTGCCTTCTATGTCTGGACCAGCCAAGAGGTACGAATTCTCCGCTATTCATTTGTTTCATATAAGCTTGttcatttttgtttcttttgtttttctgaACAGATTGACGACATACTTGGAGAGCATGCCCCCCTCTTTAAAGAGCACTACTACATTAAATCATCTGGCAATTGCGATCTATCAAGAATGAGTGACCCTCACGATGAGTTCAAGGGCAAGAACGTGCTTATAGAGCGAAACAGTACTTCTGCAATGGCGTCAAAATCTGGCAAGCCGCTGGAGGAGTACCTAAAGATCTTGGGTACATGTAGAAATAAGCTTTATGACGTCCGGTCGAAACGCCCAAAGCCATCTTTGGACAATAAGGTTGTACATCTTTTACTCAAATAAACCATAAGCATCTTACAATGACGGTGTCATTGTCTTGGATTTCTCAGGTCATCGTGTCGTGGAACGGATTGGCAATTTCTGCATTTGCTAGAGCATCAAAAATCCTAAAGTACGAACCGGAAGGAACACAATACCACTTTCCCATTGTTGGAACTAATGTAAGGGGGACTGCAAATTTCAACCATGCTTTGTGTTATGAATCTCCTgagttgatttttatatttcccTGATTTTTCATGGTGAGCACAGCCGAGGGTGTATATGGAAGTTGCAGAGAAGGCAGCAGCTTTTATCCGGAGGAATCTTTATGACGAGAAGACGAGAAGACTGCAACATAGTTTTCGAAATGGTCCGTCCAAGGCACCTGGATTTTTAGACGATTATGCCTTTCTGATATCTGCTCTGATAGATATATACGAATTCGGGGGTTCAACAAATTGGCTAGCTTGGGCTATTGAACTTCAGCAAACGCAGGTAAAGTGGTGTGGTACTTGCAAGCTAACCGGTTGTCTCCGATCTCATGCGAACCCTGTCATTTTTCTAGGACAAGCTGTTTCTTGACGAGGAGGGCGGTGGATATTTTAATACTCCTGGGGAGGATCCCTCAGTCCTCCTCCGAGTCAAAGAGGACCATGATGGTGCAGAACCATCGGGGAACTCCGTTGCAGTAATCAATTTAGTGAGACTGGCGTCTCTGGTAGCTCCAGCTTCTGATCGTTACAGGCGAAATGCACAAGTTCTGTTGGTATGAGCTTTTGCTTTTCTCTACAACCATCTCTCTGTCTCTTGCTTCTCTAATTCTCTCTCTATGTATGCATATATTCATATATCTTGCAGGCCGTGTTTGAAAAGAGGTTGAGAGAAACAGCAATGGCCATGCCTCTCATGTGTTGCGGTGCAGATCTGCTCGGTGCCCCTTCGGGAAAGCAAGTGGTTGTAGTCGGAGACAAAGCTTCTGAAGAATTCGACAAAATGTTAGCTGCTGCTCACTCATCATATAATCCCAATAAAACGGTAAAAGTAGCAAATAACGGTTTGATTAGTTTTGTTTCAATATTTCCGCGTGCGTAAGATTGGATGAAGATCCATGAGATTAAAATGGTGCTGTTACAGGTGATTCATATAGACACtagagatgcagaggaaatagGTTTCTGGGAGGAAAATAATGAGAAGATTGCTGGTATGGCCAAGAGCAACTCTGCTGCCGATAAGGTGGTCGCGCTCGTCTGCCAGAATTTTACGTGCAGTCCTCCAGTGCACGACCCAAGTGTGCTGATTTCTCTGCTGGACTAAATATGTGGAGCGACAACAATAAGTCTGAGGTCTTTGTTGTAATAAGATGCAGCTCTTTCTGTTGTCTCCCATAATATCTTGTTTGTATAGATTGCATAGAAGAGGTGTGACGTACCAAAATAGATGTTGGAGTTTAACttaataaaaatgatagtacAAGACTCACTTATCCATCGATCATTGCCTTTGCAGTCTAATTTGTTCATTTTCTGCTATTTTATTTAGAAACAAAATGACCATAAATTATTTACAAACAGAATGTATGCAATTATTCATCGCAGACTGATTAGGGTTCCGGCCAATTCCGTCGCCCCACAATTTCTCGCGCATTTCTCCTCTCGAAAATTACCTCCTGATTTCTGCAACGGCGACGCTACATTCACCATCAGTTATCTCACAAATTCATGTGGACTCTCCTTGAATGACGCCTTCTCCGTCTCCAACAAATTGCGCATCAAATCGCGGCACACGTCCGATGCAGTTTTGCAATCACTCAAAACCTACGGTTTCACAGATGCTCAAATCTCTAAGCTCGTCACCAAATTCAATCCTGCGCCGACAAAACCCTATCGCCCAAGCTCGAATTCTTCCGCTCAATCGGCGTTCCGCCCGCCGCGCTGACGCAGAAGCTCTCCGAGTATCCCTTTTTACTGTGGCGCAGCTTCGGAAACTACTTCACACCATGGTATAATTACCTGAAAGGCATCGTTCAATCCGATAAAAACGTCGTCGCTGTGTTTCTCAGCAGTCCGATGGCGTTCACACACGGCTGGCCGGAAAGGGTGCCTTCTAACATCGCGATTTTGAGAGAGAGACGGGTGCCTGAATCTTCAATCGCTTCGTTGATGGCGAACAAGCCATCCATGATGATACTGAGGAAGGATAATGTCGGCGCTTGTGTTGATCGTGCTGCTGAATTGGGATTTCCGGTGTCGAAAGTTGTGGTCGTCCGCGCCCTCCAAGTGTTCGGTAGAATGTCTGAGTCGACTCTGAAGCATAAAATGGAGGTTTACAGAAGGTGCGGGTGGTCCTAATCTGACCTGAATGCTGCATTTTTGAGGCATCCCCTTTGTATGAAACTGTCCCAGAAAAAGATCAGAGCCAACATGGATTTTCTCGTGAATGAGTTGAAATTAAAGCCTAGTGAAATTGCACAATGCCCCTCGGTTCTTGATTACAGCTGCGACAGAAGAATGAGATCGAGGCCGAGGTGGATTGTTGTGAGGATTCTCAAAGCAAGAGGGTTGATGAATGAATCAAGGAGCATCACCAGCTTGTTTCATATGCTGGAGGCGAATTTCTTGAAGCAATGTATCATTGATCACGAGGAAAATTTCCGGAGCTGTTGGATATCTATCGAGGCACGATCAGCCCACCTGAATGAGTTCAATTTTGAAAGTCGAGTGCAAGCAGCTGTGGATTGCTTGATGATGAGGAAATGGCTGATTAGATTAGTCTGAAGTGTaatgatatttctattttttcagtGTAACAATAGAAGAATACATCAACAACAACTTCAATCCAACCTCAACCTTTTTGCTTTTTTATGATGGATGAAAAGCACAGAAATGTAAGGCTCTTGATAAGTGAAATTGCAATGTCGAAGGTTGTTAAAAGACAGGCAAATTTTTATGAATAGACCACATCGTATAATATTGATAATTATGGAGTACTGTATGATTTTTCGTTTATCATTGGATATAATTTCACTAAAATTTCCCTTTTTATATATAGCAttcttttgataaaattaatgcTACCAAACTTATGTTTGCTGCAATTTTCTGTAGGAGAGCACTGAGCGCGCCCAGAAAAGACGGTATCTTTGCCCTACCAACCTCCGGCAAATCACCGGCAGACGGCCGCAGCGACCCAACATTCACTATTTCCTACCTCACCAACTCATGTGGGCTATCCTTAAACGACGCCGTCTTCGTCTCTAATAAACTGCGCATCAAATCGCGACACAACCCCGATGCAGTGCTGGATCTCCTCTCCCAATTCGGATTCACAAACGCCCAAATCTCCAAACTCGTAACCAAATGGCCCCTCGTCCTCCAATCTCGCCCCGACGAAACCCTTTTCCCCAAACTCCAATTCCTCCGCTCCATCGGCGTTCCCGCCGCCGTCTCCGCGAGAAGCTATCAGTCTATCCCATGATTCTACAGCGCAGTCTCGAAAAATCCCTCATCCCTACTTACAACTACTTGAAAAAACTCCTCCGATCCGATAAAAAGGTCGTCAATGTGTTCGCCAGATCACCCAGGGCATTCGTCCACGGCTGCTGTGGCGCGATGTCTCGCAACATCGCGGTCTTGAGGGACCGAGGAGCACCGGAGTCTTCGGTGGCGTTGCTGCTCAACAACCAGCCGTCGCTGCTGATGCTCGGCGGAGAAGCCTTCGCCGCGCTCGTCGATCGCGCTGCGGAGATGGGATTCGATGCGTCGAAAGTGGTATTCGTTCTTGCACTCCAGGTGTTTGCGAATATGTCTGAGTCGACTCTGCAGCGGAAGATGGGTGTTTACAGGAGGTGTGGCTGGTCTGAATCTGAGGTTATGGGTGCGTTTCTGAAGCATCCGCTTTGCATGAGTTTGTCGGAGAAGAAGATCAAGGGAAGCATGGAGTTTCTTGTTGGTGAAGCTGGATTCGAGGCGGGCGAGGTTGCGCGATGCCCGGTGCTTCTGGGTTACAGCGTGGAGAAGAGGATGAGGCCGCGGTTGGTTGTGAGTAGGATGTTGGAGAGGAAGGAGTTGTTGAAGAAATCAACCAGTTTcatatatttgttgatgatgtCTGAGGAGAAGTTCGTCAAGAGGTATATTGTTGAGAATCAAGATCGCATTCCTCAACTGCTTGATGTCTATGGCGGCAATGTTTCTGTCGAGATTTAGTGACTGAAATTGATTTTATGGTATTCAGTTTAAAGTTtggttgttttaattttaaatgattttaaaTAGCCTTGCAGTTCGCAGTTTGAAATTTTATACGTCATTCAACAATTTTATGTAAAGAATACACCCAATTCAGGTTGGTTGCTTAAGACCATCCACGACTGCTGCTCGCGAGCTGCCCTTAGTTGCAGACTTGCTGAGGGAGGAAGAAGCCGGGTGGCCCTAGCCATTTGGCTGCGCATGCATGCACACAATCACAGCAAAACTAGGTTCTCCTTGTCTCGGTTTGTCTTTGTCGATGCCATCAACATCTTCAGTGAAATGGAAAAGTCCATGGCCGATGTCCGAGCAGCGTACTCCCTGGGTGAAACCATTCGCATCTACGAAGAGTatgtgataaggctaatttcatgcatcggttatgggggttaaattcaac
Protein-coding regions in this window:
- the LOC121788862 gene encoding spermatogenesis-associated protein 20-like; translated protein: MLKRLLYPSRFVFHYKPTYNSAQKLNYSQSFPFSWPLSVVSCRPINFSRAPAMADGGSPQTASSNPPKHTNRLAEEHSPYLLQHAHNPVDWYPWGEEAFAEARKRDIPVFLSIGYSTCHWCHVMEVESFEDEEVAKLLNDWFVSIKVDREERPDVDKVYMTYVQALYGGGGWPLSVFLSPDLKPLMGGTYFPPDDKFGRPGFKSILRKVKEAWDTKKEILVKSGVFAMEQLSEALAAVAKSEKLPDGLPERAVQKCAEQLADSYDSKFGGFGSAPKFPRPVEIQLMLYHKKKLKDNQMQGEAKHDLSMVALTLQSMARGGIHDHVGGGFHRYSVDECWHVPHFEKMLYDQGQLVNAYLDVFSLTKDVFYSSTSRDILDYLRREMIGPSGEIFSAEDADSAEFEGASRKKEGAFYVWTSQEIDDILGEHAPLFKEHYYIKSSGNCDLSRMSDPHDEFKGKNVLIERNSTSAMASKSGKPLEEYLKILGTCRNKLYDVRSKRPKPSLDNKVIVSWNGLAISAFARASKILKYEPEGTQYHFPIVGTNPRVYMEVAEKAAAFIRRNLYDEKTRRLQHSFRNGPSKAPGFLDDYAFLISALIDIYEFGGSTNWLAWAIELQQTQDKLFLDEEGGGYFNTPGEDPSVLLRVKEDHDGAEPSGNSVAVINLVRLASLVAPASDRYRRNAQVLLAVFEKRLRETAMAMPLMCCGADLLGAPSGKQVVVVGDKASEEFDKMLAAAHSSYNPNKTVIHIDTRDAEEIGFWEENNEKIAGMAKSNSAADKVVALVCQNFTCSPPVHDPSVLISLLD